The Denticeps clupeoides chromosome 1, fDenClu1.1, whole genome shotgun sequence genome segment AAGCTCCTGTCCCCGTGCTGGACATCATTCCAATGCTTTTCCGTCTTTGGTTAATTCGGACGCCGCGCATGCGCACGTCCCGAAATAGTCTGTCGCGACGTGACTTTCGACGTTTTGTTCGCGCCTCACCCTTCCTGGAATAAGTTGGAGCACGTTTGTTTCGCCTTCTGCGGAACATGCCTGTAGAGAAATCGTATCAGACAGCGTGAGTGTCACGGGGTTAGTACCAGCTCTGTTGGCAGGAATgttgtgaaagtgtgtgtatgtgtgtgctgtgtaaaagttgtgtgtgtgagtgggcagGGTTAGGGTGACCTGCTGTTTTAGAGGACATTTTCAGGTGGGGCTGTTTGGAGGAATGTGCCTTTCACTGAGAATGTAAGTCACCAATCAGTCATCACAGTGAGGTTATTAAATCCtgtttgtaatgtgtgtgtgtgtgtgtgtgtgtgtgtgtgtgtgtgtgtgtgtacctgtagtCGTGTGTCAGTGCATCTGAGCTTCCGAAGCAGAGACTTTGCTCTCTGGGCTTTAAATGCGTACGTGTGCGTGTCTGTATctatctaatatatatatatatatatgtgtgtgtgtgtacagctgaTCTGAAAAGCATAGCATtcctgtgtgtgcttttgtacAGATGAATAGGTAGAAACATAACTGATTGAGAAATAGAGCCCATGTTTGTACCATCTTCAGTGTCGGAGCAGCTTTCACTGATATCCAGCTGATCTGCTTTGGGATAAACAGAAGGAAGAATCAGTGAAGGAATGACTAAATAGATCCACGTTGCTGAAGAGAATGCAAATGGTCCCAGTTCAATAAAAAAGTTTCAGAATAGGTAtaataaacacaatattctAATTCTATGAAACAattacaaattattaatttgtCTTATTTCATTCTAATACTGGAAGAAAAGCTAAATACTTCCTCATACTTTGTAATAGTGACTTTAGCAATGTAATCATTATTATTCAACGCACTTATGatacacctactctgtggtggtaaTGGAGGCCAAGATGAAGGCCATTTGTatcagaagaaagtgaagtatgtttgatgaatctgttcaGAGTCGTCTTTTTAAACATTGTGGCTGCtctgttcactattgtcatcatcacaACCCACTTCATGAGATCCTCaataacatgagtgaatgatgagaaagtgttcagtataaaccttgaCTGTTGGAAATTGTCCCCATTAACTTAAGGTGGTCAAAATAAACCAAGAGAgggaaatgctgcaatcacagctaAAGCGTAAATGAGTCTGTATAAATTTCACTggtgttgtgtgggtgtgtgtttgtgtatatttggtGCTGAAATAGCGTAAAGCATTGTATGATATGGATTACAGATTTGGATTCTAGGATTGATTATCCTAGAATCTTGACTCTTGATTCGACCAGGTGAATGGAGAAACAGGTCAGAGCTGCATATTAATGTGTAATGGTGCTACAGGTTAGTGCAATAAGTCTTCAACAGGAAGTCTTAGAAAAATGGAGTGGTTTTTGTCTTGGCTGTGTTTTCCACGCCAAACTGGATTTTCACAATTCCTTTTTGCCTGAAGGCCTTTGTTCAGAGACTGGAGCTCTGTAATGGATGACTAACTGGACTTTGGCCAAATTTTGTATTATATGAACAGTGTATGTACAGCGAATTACCACAACCTGGATTAATACAGTACCTCTGCAGGAATTGCAGTACCACGTCAGGGTCATTGTCAGGACTGACcagattttttgtgtgtgtgtgtgtgtgtgtgtgtgtgcatgcttgagTAAATGCTGCCATCATGTGGTGTGCAAAGAGGATTTTTGTTGAAGTTACCCTGGAAGAGAAACCGAAAGGAAACTAGAAACTGAAAATTCAAAGTTTTcttatttcctttctttttcgTGTTTTGTTTGAACAATTTGCAACAGAATGCAAATGTTGTTTGGACTGAATTGTATTTGTTACAGGTCAGTGTGAAGCAAATGTTCAAAGTTGCATTAATCTTGCTTTGATCTTTTATTCTGCATGCATATCTGTCTTTCTGGTTTTAGTTGGGGTTTTAAGTGGCCACATTGGACTGAACAGTAAATAGGAGCCAGGTATGAAGTTGCTGCATAAAATCAATATCCTCTTCAAATGGGAACATTCCAAGATCATTTGAAATCCTTGTCCCTCATCTTTCTCTTCATTTCTTTCCCCTCCCAGAGCAAAGATGCCGTACGCCAGTGATAAACTCTACAATGACTTTGTACGGCCAAGAATGTCTGAGTTGGcttcaaaagtgaaagtcagAGAGATTCTACCCCACCTGCCATGCCTGACACAAAGTGACAGAGTAAGATTTCCTCAGACATTCCTATTTGTTTCTAAATCTTTGTTAGAACAAGGTAACAACTCAATACACATACGTTATACAACAAATGTAATACTACTTTTCAATTCCTAAATGTAAGTCTACATTGTAACCTAATTAAAAATaggaaaatattatattttttcggtagatttatttttttttattcttggtGAGTGCAAGCAAaactttcattaaaaattcaATAATGAGAAATTACAGAATTATACTAAATGCTTTTTAGGATTGTATTTTTTGGAGGGGGTTGGACACAGAACCCATTACTGTCATGGTTCAATGACTTTTGAAATTGCCGTCATCACACATCTATTTCCTGCTACAGGAGGAAGTGGAAGCGAAGCGTGAGATGACTGGGAACTACAACGCCATGCAGCTTCTGCTGGACTGCCTGCGGCGGCGTGAGCGCTGGCCTGAACAGTTCATCAAGGCCCTTGAGGAGTGTGAGCAAGACACACTCGCCCAGTTGATGTATGAATCTTACAACACACTGACGGGACACACAAGTAAGCGAACGCATGCATATACTAGATCGTTTTATATTTCAATCATTGGGGCCTGAACAGTTTATCAAGGCCCTTGAGGAGtgaatgaaccagaactgatcacttcatccatggtaacttgaaagcacgttgtaagtcactctggataagtctgataaatgccttaaatgtaaatgtatattgaCAATATTATGGCCTGACTATATGAGGCTCTGATAACACATAAACTACAGATACcgtaatgcagtgcttcagttgccttgctgaacTTGATCTTTACACTTCAGCTCAATCAGCTTATCAGTGAAATTGATTAGTTGTCACaagtgacacaccacagcacagcacccagtgcacacagtgatatgtggttccctgagggagcagtgggcagccatgaaaggctgcccggggagcagtgtgtgggattttCAGTGGCTCaagatgttttttattattaaatgaaagtgaagtgattgtcaagtgatggtggcacaacgaaatgtgtcctctgcttttaaccatcacccttggtgagcagtgggcaaccatgacaggcgcccggggagcagcgtgtggggacggtgctttgctcagtggcaccttggcggatgaaTCTACTAAGAAAACTTGCATGCGCTTAAATTTTTATGATCACCTTTTGGATGTCATGAGATTTTAGGAATACATGCAAGGTTAGTTAAGGGAATTCAtttcaggaaaagaacatttttctgTGAAGAACATTTATAAGATTATGTGGTGAACTCCAGGCCAAATCTAGTGAAAGTTTGCAATGTAATTTGTAGAACATTTTCACGATTTAGACCATGTACACAGTGTATGCATGTTTCATTCTGATTTGACAGATCCTCTTCCTCcggctgctgctcctgctgctgccatcGCCACAACAGCCACAGTAACAATGGCACATGTTCACCCTCCACCCCAAGTTGTCCACCTACCTCCCCAGAATGAACCACTCCCCAATGTGGTTACTCAGCCTAATGTCACACCATCAGCCCCCGCGGTGACAGTCCAATCTATAGCTGATCAGTATTCATTACTCCCCAGCACACCACCCAAAACATGTCAACCCCCCATCATGATTGTCACCCAAGATGAAAACCCCCCCTCAGGAGCTTCTCAAGTGCTGAGTTTGTCTCACAGAAACTCAGAACCCATAGCCAGTCCGCCAGCAAAAGCTCCCGTccaggaaaccagagaaccacAGGAACCAGTGGAGACTTCTGATCCCACAGTGCAGCAGGTAATCAGATTTTTAAGTAAATGCTGCATTAAATTAGATTAAATCTGAGTCTATAGTGATTCaattgtttcatattttatgaTGGTACCTGTATTTCATCTTCTAACCCCTTTCTGTCAGGTCAACACAATCCAGCAGCCAGCGTCAGCAACAAACACAACCCAAGTAGTTCAAGCTCAGCTCCCCACCCCAAACTCACAAGTCATGGCTCCCGTCCTCTCCGTCCCTGTCCCTAATGGTGCTGGTGTGGAGGAAGAGGGGTTGTTTAGTAAGCCCGGTGTTCTCCGCAGTGTGATGGAGGGGCCAGCACAGGACCCAGCAGAGGGGGACACATGCTCAGTAACCACAGAAGACCTGGAAATTGACACGCCATCCTCCTCCCCTACAGCAGAGTCTATTCCAACACATTCTAGCAAAGAAGCAAACTTTGTATCCTCCAAGGTTACCCCTGCTGCCCGGTCAAGCCCTGCTCCCTATCTCTTAGAGgacactgctcactcacttaATGACCACCAGTCAGATGATCACGACAGTGACTCTCTGGAGGACCAGAGCATACTGGAAAATGTAGGCCACGTGTCTGAGCAGCCATCAGTCCAGAACCTTGGCATCCCTATGGcaaaaagaagcagaaatacAGTCCATGGACCCAGTAAAAACCACACTCAGCAGGAGACAGGCCTGTCTGAGCTCCAGCCAGTCAgcaactgcagcacaacaccaAGCATGGCGGAAAAGGAAGTTCTCTCAGGCTGGGGGAGTGAACTGAACACATCAGCAGAGAAACGCCACATGGCAGAGCAGAGAGAAAGTGAGCCACATGACAAGAAGAATGAACAAGACCGGAGAGACGTGTCTCCAGTGGGTCTAATCCCTGCCATCCGGAACGATCATCTGATCTTGGCCGTAGTCATCGGCCTCTCTGCAGTTCTACTGGCATGGAAACTTCGCGGATAAAAACCCAAACCTGTGCTTTAGAGAAACTTCAGTCCTGGTCCACAGTCAACAGGTCAAGCTGTAAATGTGGAGCCAATATTTATAATATCTTTTAATCAGGATAAGTCatgttaataatttaatgaattacaCCTCTAATACAACCACAAGCCTAAGAAAGGCAAATTAAAGTGCTTAAAGTTATTTACATGTCCAGATCTGTAACAATTAATGTAAAAGCCATCTAGTacattatgaaaataaatatcagccttgtttatttatgaattatCTCTATTGGCTACCAGAAAATCTTTGTTAAGCCCTACCACAGTTCAATTGACTTGAAATCGTTATGTTGAAAATGTCTATTGTCTTAAT includes the following:
- the mavs gene encoding mitochondrial antiviral-signaling protein codes for the protein MPYASDKLYNDFVRPRMSELASKVKVREILPHLPCLTQSDREEVEAKREMTGNYNAMQLLLDCLRRRERWPEQFIKALEECEQDTLAQLMYESYNTLTGHTNPLPPAAAPAAAIATTATVTMAHVHPPPQVVHLPPQNEPLPNVVTQPNVTPSAPAVTVQSIADQYSLLPSTPPKTCQPPIMIVTQDENPPSGASQVLSLSHRNSEPIASPPAKAPVQETREPQEPVETSDPTVQQVNTIQQPASATNTTQVVQAQLPTPNSQVMAPVLSVPVPNGAGVEEEGLFSKPGVLRSVMEGPAQDPAEGDTCSVTTEDLEIDTPSSSPTAESIPTHSSKEANFVSSKVTPAARSSPAPYLLEDTAHSLNDHQSDDHDSDSLEDQSILENVGHVSEQPSVQNLGIPMAKRSRNTVHGPSKNHTQQETGLSELQPVSNCSTTPSMAEKEVLSGWGSELNTSAEKRHMAEQRESEPHDKKNEQDRRDVSPVGLIPAIRNDHLILAVVIGLSAVLLAWKLRG